In the genome of Sphingomonas sp. LR60, the window CGGCACCCACTCCAGCTTCCTGGAAGCGATGCGCGCGCGGCTGTCTGCGGCGGACTTCCCCGAGCTGGCCGGGCTGCGCACCCGCGACGCCGCCGATCCGGCGATCGCGCTGCTGGATGGCTGCGCGCTGCTTGCGGACGTGCTGACCTTCTATCAGGAGCGGATCGCCAACGAAGGCTATCTGCGCACCGCGACCGAGCGCCGCTCGCTGGTCGAACTGGCGCGGCTGATCGGCTACGCGCCGCGCCCCGGCGTCGCGGCCAGCGTGTTCCTGGCGTTCGGGATCGAGAAGGATGCGCCGCCGACCGTGATCCCGCGCGGCAGCAAGGCGAACAGCGTGCCGCGCCCGGGCGAGACGATGCAGGCGTTCGAGACGAGCGCCGACCTGCCGGCGCGCTTCGCCTGGAACGCGATCCGCCCGCGGCAGGTGCAGCCGCAGACGCTGGCGACGATCCTGCGCGACGGCATCTTCCTGAGCGGCACCGGGACGCGGCTGACGCCGGGCGACCTGCTGCTGCTGGCGCGGGCGGGCACCGACACCCAGTCGCCCGCCTTCGTCGCCACGGTCGAACCCGACGCGGCGGCGAAGCGGACGCGGGTGACGCTGCGAGGATATGACGAGGCAAGTGACGCCGGCGGGGAGGACGCCCCGTCGTCGTGGCTGGCCGCGCTGCTGACCCCCGCCGCGCAGCCGCCGCTGGGCAGTGCCCAATTGCCGCGTGCCGTGGCGCACAGCTTTGCGCAGGGTGCCGATACGCTGCCGACGTTGCTGACCAGACTGGCGCCGGCGCTGGCGACCTCGCTGTACCCGGCGCTTCGCAACGCCGCCGCGCCGGTGGAGCAGCCGCTGGAGGTGTATGCGATGCGGATCGTCGCGCGGCCGTTCGGGCACAATGCGCCGCTGCGGCTCCAGCAGATCGGCGACCGCGCAACGCCGCCGGAATTCGCGGAATGGACCTTCCACCCCACCGACGACATCACTTATGGGCCGACCACGATCGCGCTGGATGCGGATCACGATGTCGCGCCGGACACGCGGCTGGTGATCGAGCGCGCGGACGGCAAGATGATCGACGTGACGAAGGTCGACGTGATCCGGCATCTGTCGCTGGCGCGCTTCGGCCTTGGCGGGCCATCGGTGCTGCTGTCGTGGAAGGACGACGGCGCGCCGTGGCTGGACAAGGACGACGACTTCGCGATGATCCGCGGATCGCGCGTGTGGCTGGGCAGCGAGCGGCTGGCGCTGGCCGATGCGCCGATCACCGATGCGGTGGCGGGCGACACGATCGATCTGGACGATGTGTACGAAGGGCTGGACACCGGCCGCTGGCTAATCGTCGAGGGCGAGCGCAGCGACGTGCGCGATCCGCGCGGCCGGCCGGTGCCGGGGCTGCGCGCGACCGAACTGGTGATGCTGGCGGGCGTGACGCAGCGCGTGCGCGGCACCGCACCACCGACGGACGACGGCCAGGGCGACGGACAGGGCGATGGCCAGAGCGATGGCACCGGCTCGCCGTCGATGACCGCGACGTCCGGGCCGAAGGACCCCGACGGGCCGCAACCCGGCGACACGGTGCATTCCACGATCACGATCGCGGCGTCCACCGCGACGGGCGCGCCGGGGCTGGCCTATCGCTACAAGCGCGACACGGTGACGATCCACGCGAATGTCGCGCACGCGACCCATGGCGAGACGCGCGCCGAAACGCTGGGCGACGGCAATGCCGCGCAGGCGATGCAACGCTTCGCATTGCGCCAGCCGCCGCTCACCTATGTCTCCGCACGGACACCGGCCGGCGTCGCGAACACGCTGGCGCTGCGCGTCAACGACGTGTTGTGGCACGAGGTCGCGACGCTGGCGACCGCGGGCGCAACCGACCGCAGCTACACGATCGCCACCGACGACGACGGGATGGTCGTGGCGACTTTCGGCAACGGTGTACGCGGGATGCGCGTCCCGAGCGGGCGCGGGAACGTGAAGGCGCGTTATCGCAGCGGGATCGGTGCGGGCGGCAATGTCGCGGCGCGGCAGATCAGCCTGCTGGCCTCGCGGCCGCTGGGCGTGAAGGACGTGGTCAACCCGATCCGTGCCGCCGGCGGCGCGGATCGCGAGGATGGCGAGGCGATCCGCCGCAACGCGCCGATCGCGATCATGGCGCTCGATCGGTTGCTGTCGACCAGCGACTATGCCGACTTCGCGCGTGGCTTCGCCGGGATCGGCAAGGCCGTGGCGACGCTGGTCGGCACGCGCGTGAACGTGGTGATCGCGGGGGTAGACGACGCGCCGATCGATGCCGGTTCCGATCTGTACGCGAACCTGAAGGATGCGCTGCGCCGGTTCGGCGACCCGCTGGTGCCGCTGACCCTGACCGCGTGCCGGCGATCGACCCTGATCGTGCAGGCCGGCGTGCGGATCGACCGCGATTACATGTGGGAGGCGGTGGAGCCGCAGGTGCGCGCGGCGTTGCTGGCGGCGTTCGCCTTCGACCGGCGCGATCCCGGCGCGCCGGCTTTCCTGAGCCACGCGTTTCGCGCGATCCAGAGCGTGCGCGGGGTGGTCTCCGCCGACATCGACGTGTTCGACGCGGTCTCGTTCGAGCAGGTCAGCGACCTGGACGGCGCGGCGCTGGCCGGGCTGTTGACGCAGGCGCGCGCGCGGATCGACGTCGCGCCGGACCGGATCGCCTATCTGTCGCCGGCGGTGCCCGATACGCTGATCCTTCAGGAGCTGCCGTCATGACGCCCGCGCCGCAGACGCTGTACGCCCTGTTGCCCGACCATGCGCGTGGCCGCGATGGCGAGGCCGGCTATCCGCTGCGCGCGCTGCTGGCGGTGATGGACGAGCAGCTCCACGCGATCGGGCGCGACATCGACCGGCAATATGCCGACTGGTTCATCGAGACGTGCGCCGACTGGGTGGTGCCGTACATCGGCGATCTGGTCGGCTATCGGCCCGTGGCGGCGGCAGGGCTGTCGGCCGATCGCGGCACGCCCCGGCTGAACGCGGTGCTGACGCCGCGCGCCGAAGTGGCGAACACGCTGGCCTTTCGCCGCCGCAAGGGCACCGTCGCGTTGCTGGACGAGCTGGCGCGGCGGGTGACGGGCTGGCCGTCGCGGGTGGTGGAAGGCTACACGTTGCTGTCGCGCACGCAGCATATCGACCATGTCCGCGCCGATCGCGGCCGATCGGTCGACCTGCGCGACGGTGCGGCGCTGGCGCGGCTGGGAACGCCGTTCGACACGCTGGCGCACGGCATCGACGTGCGCGGGCACGGGCGCAACGTGCCGGACGTCGTCGACTTCGCATGGCGGCTGAAGACGCGAGGGGTGACCCATGCGCCCGCCTGCTGCGTCGAAAGCGAGGGGACGCAATGCTACACCTTCAGCGTGCTGGGCAACGACGGTCCGCTCTACGCCGCGGCGCTGCCGGGCCATGGGCCGGGCGATGCGCCGGGCGACACGCCGGAGGCCGGCCTGCCGGTGCGCATCCGCCGCGACATGTTCGCCCGGCGGGTGTCGCAGCTCCCCTAACGGTCGAGGCGAACCCCGCACTGTACGGGGCGGTTCGCAGCGTCGCCATCTACGCGCCCGGCTGGCCAGACATGGACGCGCCGCAGCCGGTGCCGGCGGCGCGGATCGTCCCCGCTAACCTGACCGGGTGGCGGCATCGCGCGCCGCGCGGCAAGTTGCTGGTGGATCCCGAGACGGGCCGCATCGTCTTCCCGGTGCGGCAACCCCCGAAACAGGGGGTGTGGGTCGATTATCACACGGCCTTCCCGGCCGATATCGGCGGCGGCGAATATCATCGTCCGCTCGCGCGGCCCGCCGACTATACGCTGTACCGCGTCAGCCGCGAGCGGCCGGGCGACGGGGTGTCCGCTTCGATCAACGCGGCATTGCAGGCGTGGCGCGACGATCCGGCGCACCCGCGCGCGGCGGTGATCGAGATCCTCGACAGCGCCGCCTATAGCGAGCCGCTGGCGATCACGCTGGAGGCGGGCCAGTATCTGCAAGTGCGCGCCGCCGATCGCACGCGCCCGGTGATCAGGCTGCTGGATTACATGGCCGACGCCTCGGACGCCTTCACGGTCGCGGGCAAGCGCGGCAGTCGGCTGGTGCTGGACGGATTGCTGATCGCCGGGCGCGGCCTTCGGGTGGCGGGGCCAAGTCGCGAGGACGAGGAGCGCTTCGCGGCCGGCGACCTGTGCGACGTGACGATCCGGCATTGCACGCTGGTGCCCGGCTGGGGGCTGACGTGCGACTGCGATCCGCGGCGGCCTGGCGAGCCGAGCCTGGAACTGGTCGACTGCACCGCGCGCATCCGCATTCAATGGTCGATCATCGGCGCGATCGAGGTCACCGCGGACGAAACCGCGGTGGACCCGGTCGCGATCACGATCGAGGACAGTATCGTCGATGCCACCGGCACCGCGCGCGCGGCGCTCCGCGCGTCCAACCTGCCGCTCGCCTTCGCCACCGCATCGTTCCTGCGCTGCACGGTGTTCGGCGGCGCGCAGCTGCACGCGATCGCGCTGGCGGAGAACAGCATCTTCACCGGTGCCGTACGCGTCGCGCGGCGGCAGACCGGCTGCATGCGCTACTGCTACGTGCCGCCGGGATCGCGCACGCCGCGCCGCAGCCATTGCCAGCCCGATCCGGCGCGCGCCGACGCCGCGACGCTGGTCCCGCATTTCACCAGCGTCCGCTACGGCAATGCCGCTTACGCACAACTGTCGACGTGGTGCGCGGCGGAGATCCGGCGCGGGGCGGACGACGAATCCGAACCGGGCGTCTTCCACGACCTGTTCCAGCCGCAGCGCGAGGCGAACCTGCGCCAGCGCCTGGCCGAATATTCCCCAGCGTCGACCGATACCGACGTCGTTTTCGCGAATTAGGAGCAGCCAGATGAAGGGCGATTTTTCCCGCGATACCTATCGGCCCGAGCGCCAGTACAGCCGCGTCATGATGCAGCAGGGCCGCGTGCAAATCGACGCCGACTGGAACGAACAGGCCGCGATCCTGCTGGGCTATATGCGCGCGCTGACCCGCGACCTGTTCGGGGCGGCGGCAGGGCCGGCGGACGAATGCGGTTTCCAGATCGTGACCATCGAGAACCGCGCGAGCCTGCCGGCGGAGGTCGCCGCGCAGGTCGACGCCGCGCTGAAGGCGGACAAGGGCGCGCTGGACGACGACGACCTGCTGATCCTGCCGGGGCGCTATTACGTCGGCGGGTTGCCGGTCGAGAGCACGGCGGCGCTGCGATGGCGCGCGCAGCCGGGCTTTCCGTTCGGCGATGCCGACGTGGATGCGCTGAACAAGCACGACTGGATCGCATATCTCGACGTGTGGGAGGAATATGTCGCCGCCGATCAGGCGCCCGACATCCGCGAGACCGCGCTGGGCGGGATCGACACCTGCGGGCGCGCGTCGATCCGCTGGCGGGTTCGGCTGCTGCCCGATGCGAGCGACCGCGCGGCGGTCGAGGCGATGACCGCGACCGGGAGCGGACGGTTGCGCGCACGCGCCAATCCGAGCGAGGCGGCGGACGACCTTTGCTCGATCGCGCCGGACGCGCGCTATCGCGGCGCGGAGAACCAGCTGTACCGCGTCGAGATCCAGTCCGGCGGTGCGGCGGAGGCGAAGGGGACGGGCGCGACCTTCAAATGGTCGCGCGACAATGGCGCGCGGACCTTCCCGATCGTGTCCGGGACCGGCAATCGCGTCACGCTGGCGCATCTGGGTCACGATGCCAACGACACGCTGGTCGAGGGCGATTG includes:
- a CDS encoding baseplate J/gp47 family protein encodes the protein MNCTCGCCDGVRAVTPATIENRPGLGAIAARIGTHSSFLEAMRARLSAADFPELAGLRTRDAADPAIALLDGCALLADVLTFYQERIANEGYLRTATERRSLVELARLIGYAPRPGVAASVFLAFGIEKDAPPTVIPRGSKANSVPRPGETMQAFETSADLPARFAWNAIRPRQVQPQTLATILRDGIFLSGTGTRLTPGDLLLLARAGTDTQSPAFVATVEPDAAAKRTRVTLRGYDEASDAGGEDAPSSWLAALLTPAAQPPLGSAQLPRAVAHSFAQGADTLPTLLTRLAPALATSLYPALRNAAAPVEQPLEVYAMRIVARPFGHNAPLRLQQIGDRATPPEFAEWTFHPTDDITYGPTTIALDADHDVAPDTRLVIERADGKMIDVTKVDVIRHLSLARFGLGGPSVLLSWKDDGAPWLDKDDDFAMIRGSRVWLGSERLALADAPITDAVAGDTIDLDDVYEGLDTGRWLIVEGERSDVRDPRGRPVPGLRATELVMLAGVTQRVRGTAPPTDDGQGDGQGDGQSDGTGSPSMTATSGPKDPDGPQPGDTVHSTITIAASTATGAPGLAYRYKRDTVTIHANVAHATHGETRAETLGDGNAAQAMQRFALRQPPLTYVSARTPAGVANTLALRVNDVLWHEVATLATAGATDRSYTIATDDDGMVVATFGNGVRGMRVPSGRGNVKARYRSGIGAGGNVAARQISLLASRPLGVKDVVNPIRAAGGADREDGEAIRRNAPIAIMALDRLLSTSDYADFARGFAGIGKAVATLVGTRVNVVIAGVDDAPIDAGSDLYANLKDALRRFGDPLVPLTLTACRRSTLIVQAGVRIDRDYMWEAVEPQVRAALLAAFAFDRRDPGAPAFLSHAFRAIQSVRGVVSADIDVFDAVSFEQVSDLDGAALAGLLTQARARIDVAPDRIAYLSPAVPDTLILQELPS
- a CDS encoding DUF6519 domain-containing protein — protein: MKGDFSRDTYRPERQYSRVMMQQGRVQIDADWNEQAAILLGYMRALTRDLFGAAAGPADECGFQIVTIENRASLPAEVAAQVDAALKADKGALDDDDLLILPGRYYVGGLPVESTAALRWRAQPGFPFGDADVDALNKHDWIAYLDVWEEYVAADQAPDIRETALGGIDTCGRASIRWRVRLLPDASDRAAVEAMTATGSGRLRARANPSEAADDLCSIAPDARYRGAENQLYRVEIQSGGAAEAKGTGATFKWSRDNGARTFPIVSGTGNRVTLAHLGHDANDTLVEGDWVEMTDDGAGGNGLLAQVEAVRRDDLIVELTLPEGSAALPAYAATEAAARHALLRRWDHAGDRAVAGGALAVVEAQEIELEDGVRITFEAGGSIAPAITG